In the genome of Ancylomarina subtilis, one region contains:
- a CDS encoding C25 family peptidase propeptide domain-containing protein, translated as MLKKISFYILLPFFFSCSMTQGISGDYLSFKNKNLSSEKVFVLPTREQVQFDDDYLQVIYNFAGAKLVKKEHQDESYYFVHIKGFGKMGQEGAPALPMHNDLLKVPKDSKVYLELVGSDYIEYDNFTIYPASAPISDVYGAKVPLFYKDANIYKKNHFFPEKLVEIVSNQVAREERHVRVQVRPAQLNPVTKKLRVYSKLVYRLNLR; from the coding sequence ATGCTAAAAAAAATATCGTTCTATATATTACTTCCATTTTTTTTTTCCTGTTCAATGACGCAAGGCATATCAGGAGATTATTTATCTTTTAAAAATAAAAACTTAAGTTCTGAGAAAGTGTTTGTTCTGCCTACTCGTGAACAAGTTCAGTTTGATGATGATTATCTGCAAGTCATTTATAATTTTGCAGGAGCGAAGCTAGTGAAGAAGGAACATCAGGATGAGAGCTATTATTTTGTACACATTAAAGGTTTTGGTAAAATGGGACAGGAGGGTGCACCTGCATTACCAATGCACAACGATTTGTTGAAGGTTCCCAAGGATAGTAAAGTGTATTTGGAGCTTGTGGGGAGCGATTATATCGAATATGACAATTTCACGATTTATCCGGCATCGGCACCCATTTCAGATGTCTATGGTGCAAAGGTGCCGCTTTTTTATAAGGATGCTAATATTTATAAGAAGAATCATTTTTTTCCTGAAAAGCTTGTTGAAATTGTTTCGAACCAAGTGGCACGGGAGGAGAGACATGTGAGGGTTCAAGTTCGTCCTGCGCAGTTGAATCCTGTGACAAAGAAGCTTAGAGTTTATTCAAAACTTGTCTATCGCCTTAATCTTAGGTAA
- a CDS encoding efflux RND transporter permease subunit gives MLNKIIRFFLENKLVTFLVLTIFISWGIINSPFGWDTGFLPKNPVPVDAIPDIGENQQIVYTEWPGRSPQDIEDQISYPLTTALLGIPGVKTIRSNSIFGLSSIYIIFDEQVEFYWSRTRILEKLNSLQSGTLPDGVAPALGPDATALGQIYWYTLEGRDKDGNPAGGWDPHELRSLQDFQVRYALTAAEGVAEVASIGGFVKEYQIDIDPHAMRANGVNVSQIMSAVKNSNLDVGARTLEFNRVEYLIRALGYIKSLEDLEKSVVTVRDNVPIRLKDVAKINFGPATRRGGLDKGGSEAVGGVVVARYGANPLEAIDNLKAKIAEITPGLPSKTLEDGTVSKVTIVPFYDRTGLIKETLGTLEEAISLELLISILVVIVLVLNLRASFLISSLLPIGVLITFITMRQFGVDANIVALSGIAIAIGVMVDVGIVFTENIIRHIDMPNNIGAKGKQLLNVVYEATVEVAGAVITALTTTIVSFLPVFAMQAAEGKLFRPLAFTKTFTMLAALLIGLIIIPTLAHLVFSIRIDKNKFRKIWSIFLIAAGLLISIFSGYYIAIVISAYGLNSLMADRWKKHRMFLVNIINSAITIVVIVFFLTKAWMPMGAQYSLFVNFLFVILIVALILGLMSGFVYFYPRILTWCLNNKWKFLSLPIIIILFGLTSWQGFDKMFGFAPEFVKETAFYQNLNEKLPGIGKEFMPSLDEGSFLLMPTTMPHSGIAENLEVIRMLDKKLNHIPEVESVVGKWGRVNSALDPAPTSMYENVINYKSEYILNEDGHKMRFKVNRDEAFILKDGSVYNPKEDGFRLIPQEDLIIDKNGEYFRQWRDEIKSPDDIWDEIIKQSSIPGLTSAPKLQPIQTRLVMLQTGMRAPMGIKVFGPDLESIEKVGFELEKQLKQVEGVNGMSVFADRVVGKPYLEMEINRDAIARYGLSIKSLQAVISSAIGGMKLTSTVEGRERFPVRLRYAREYRDNPEALKKILIPTPTGVQIPLGDLVALKYTRGPQMIKSENTFLVGYVIFDKKEGFAEIDVVENAQAYLNKKLDDGELVLPAGVSYVFTGNYENQIRATKRLMIVVPVSLIIIFLILYFQFRSVVSTSLIFTGILVALSGGFIMLWLYGQTWFLDFSLGGMNFRDLFQVHTINLSVAVWVGFIALFGVATDDGVLISTYIKQLQDKNPAQSVKEVRELIIEAGSKRVRPAIMTTATTIIALLPVLTSTGKGSDIMIPMAIPLFGGMTIEVLTMLVVPVLYSMWQERRVKNQVSN, from the coding sequence ATGTTAAATAAAATCATCCGTTTTTTCCTTGAGAACAAACTGGTTACATTTTTGGTACTTACTATTTTCATTTCATGGGGAATTATTAATTCTCCCTTTGGATGGGATACTGGTTTTTTACCCAAAAATCCTGTGCCTGTTGATGCCATTCCTGATATTGGAGAAAATCAACAAATTGTATATACCGAGTGGCCGGGTCGTTCGCCTCAGGATATCGAAGATCAAATTTCTTATCCATTAACCACTGCATTGTTGGGAATCCCTGGTGTTAAAACAATCAGAAGTAACTCTATTTTTGGATTATCCAGTATATATATCATCTTCGATGAGCAGGTCGAATTCTATTGGAGTCGAACACGAATTTTAGAGAAATTAAATTCGCTTCAATCAGGAACCTTGCCTGATGGGGTGGCGCCGGCCTTAGGGCCTGATGCAACAGCTTTGGGACAAATCTATTGGTATACCCTCGAAGGACGAGATAAAGACGGCAATCCGGCTGGAGGATGGGATCCCCATGAATTGAGAAGTTTACAAGATTTTCAGGTTCGGTATGCTTTAACTGCTGCTGAAGGTGTTGCGGAAGTCGCTTCTATTGGCGGTTTTGTAAAGGAATATCAGATTGACATTGATCCACATGCCATGCGAGCGAATGGGGTAAATGTGTCTCAAATCATGTCTGCCGTAAAAAATAGTAATCTTGATGTTGGGGCGCGCACCCTGGAATTTAATCGCGTTGAATATTTAATCAGAGCTTTGGGGTATATTAAGAGCCTTGAAGATCTTGAGAAATCGGTTGTTACGGTGCGTGATAATGTGCCCATTCGATTGAAGGATGTGGCTAAAATCAACTTTGGACCAGCCACTCGACGTGGAGGTCTCGATAAGGGTGGATCTGAAGCTGTAGGGGGTGTTGTTGTTGCACGTTATGGCGCAAATCCATTAGAGGCCATTGATAATTTAAAGGCTAAAATTGCAGAAATAACACCAGGCTTACCCTCTAAAACGTTAGAGGATGGAACCGTTTCGAAAGTAACCATCGTACCATTCTACGATCGGACAGGTCTGATTAAAGAAACGCTTGGTACGCTTGAAGAAGCGATATCACTCGAACTCCTGATTAGTATTCTGGTTGTGATTGTTTTGGTTCTTAATTTGCGGGCCTCCTTTCTGATTTCCAGTCTATTACCTATTGGTGTTTTAATCACCTTTATCACCATGCGTCAGTTTGGTGTGGATGCCAATATTGTGGCCCTTTCGGGGATTGCCATTGCCATTGGTGTCATGGTTGATGTGGGTATTGTATTTACCGAGAACATTATTCGGCATATCGATATGCCAAACAATATTGGAGCAAAGGGAAAGCAACTCTTAAACGTGGTGTATGAGGCAACAGTAGAGGTTGCAGGTGCTGTTATTACGGCGCTTACGACGACTATTGTTAGTTTTCTTCCGGTATTTGCCATGCAAGCTGCCGAGGGAAAACTCTTTAGACCACTTGCCTTCACAAAGACTTTCACCATGCTGGCAGCCCTGCTGATTGGTTTAATTATTATACCGACACTGGCTCATCTGGTTTTTTCTATCCGGATTGATAAAAATAAATTTAGAAAAATATGGAGTATCTTCTTGATTGCTGCAGGACTCCTTATTTCAATCTTTTCGGGGTATTATATAGCCATTGTGATTTCAGCTTATGGATTAAACAGTTTAATGGCTGATAGATGGAAAAAACACAGAATGTTCTTGGTTAATATTATCAATAGTGCCATCACAATTGTGGTCATTGTATTCTTCCTAACAAAGGCCTGGATGCCTATGGGGGCACAATACAGCCTGTTTGTCAATTTCCTGTTTGTTATTCTAATTGTAGCATTGATTTTAGGACTGATGTCAGGCTTTGTGTATTTCTATCCAAGAATTTTAACTTGGTGTTTAAACAACAAATGGAAGTTCTTGAGTCTGCCAATTATCATTATTTTATTCGGGCTAACGAGTTGGCAAGGTTTTGATAAGATGTTTGGTTTCGCTCCTGAATTTGTAAAAGAAACCGCTTTTTATCAGAACTTGAATGAAAAATTACCTGGTATTGGAAAAGAATTTATGCCTTCTTTGGATGAAGGTTCTTTTCTACTGATGCCGACAACCATGCCTCATTCGGGCATAGCGGAAAACCTTGAGGTGATTCGTATGCTTGATAAAAAACTGAATCACATCCCTGAAGTCGAATCGGTAGTTGGTAAGTGGGGGCGTGTGAATTCAGCACTGGATCCAGCACCGACCTCTATGTATGAGAATGTAATTAATTACAAATCAGAATATATTTTGAATGAGGATGGGCACAAAATGCGTTTTAAAGTAAATCGTGATGAAGCCTTTATTTTAAAGGATGGTTCTGTTTATAATCCGAAAGAAGATGGTTTTCGTTTGATACCACAGGAAGATTTGATTATTGATAAGAATGGTGAATATTTTCGTCAGTGGCGTGATGAAATCAAATCCCCTGATGATATTTGGGATGAAATCATCAAGCAATCAAGTATTCCAGGTTTGACTTCAGCACCTAAATTACAGCCTATTCAAACCCGATTGGTGATGTTGCAAACCGGGATGCGTGCTCCGATGGGAATTAAAGTTTTTGGTCCTGACTTGGAAAGTATTGAGAAAGTAGGCTTTGAATTGGAAAAGCAGCTTAAGCAGGTTGAAGGTGTGAATGGCATGTCTGTGTTTGCCGATAGGGTAGTCGGAAAGCCTTATCTTGAGATGGAAATTAATCGGGATGCTATTGCCCGTTATGGTTTATCGATTAAAAGTTTGCAAGCCGTTATAAGTTCAGCCATTGGTGGCATGAAACTGACATCAACCGTTGAGGGGCGTGAGCGTTTCCCGGTCAGACTAAGATATGCACGTGAATATCGTGATAATCCGGAAGCTTTAAAGAAGATTCTGATTCCAACACCAACAGGTGTTCAGATCCCTTTGGGAGATCTGGTCGCACTAAAGTACACACGTGGTCCGCAGATGATCAAGTCTGAGAATACGTTCTTAGTCGGTTATGTGATTTTCGACAAAAAAGAGGGGTTTGCTGAGATTGATGTGGTTGAGAATGCTCAGGCTTATTTGAATAAAAAACTTGATGATGGTGAACTTGTTTTACCTGCAGGGGTCTCCTATGTTTTTACAGGAAATTACGAAAATCAAATCAGAGCAACCAAACGTTTGATGATTGTGGTACCTGTATCTCTAATCATTATTTTCTTGATTCTTTATTTTCAATTCCGATCTGTTGTATCAACATCTCTGATTTTCACAGGTATTCTTGTTGCACTGTCGGGTGGTTTTATTATGCTTTGGCTATATGGTCAGACTTGGTTTTTAGACTTTTCATTGGGAGGGATGAATTTTCGGGACTTATTCCAGGTGCATACCATTAATCTGAGTGTAGCCGTTTGGGTCGGCTTTATAGCTCTCTTTGGTGTGGCTACGGATGATGGTGTATTGATTAGTACTTATATCAAGCAATTGCAAGATAAGAATCCTGCACAATCGGTAAAGGAAGTTCGGGAATTGATTATCGAAGCAGGTTCAAAAAGAGTACGTCCAGCCATTATGACGACGGCTACAACCATCATCGCACTTTTACCTGTGCTAACTTCAACAGGAAAAGGTTCGGATATTATGATCCCGATGGCGATCCCTTTATTTGGAGGGATGACTATTGAGGTGTTAACGATGTTGGTGGTGCCTGTCTTATACAGTATGTGGCAGGAAAGGCGAGTAAAAAATCAGGTTTCTAATTAA
- a CDS encoding HYC_CC_PP family protein — MLKKLSHIILALLVLVTTVGMTVSAHYCGGELKSVQLFQASASCCGAACDSCHNEIIKVKIEDDFSISTFTVDFTAYPIALPALIQLFQDSINTEEVEQIAYCKPPPLKIQRVLSDLQVYRL; from the coding sequence ATGTTGAAAAAGCTCAGTCATATTATTTTAGCCCTACTCGTATTGGTAACCACCGTGGGGATGACTGTGTCTGCACATTATTGTGGAGGTGAACTGAAATCGGTTCAGTTATTTCAGGCATCAGCTTCCTGTTGTGGAGCTGCTTGTGATTCCTGTCACAATGAAATTATAAAAGTGAAAATTGAAGATGATTTTTCAATTAGTACTTTTACGGTTGATTTTACAGCCTATCCAATAGCCCTTCCGGCACTGATTCAACTCTTCCAGGATTCCATTAACACCGAAGAGGTTGAGCAAATTGCTTATTGTAAGCCGCCTCCTTTAAAAATTCAAAGGGTTCTTTCTGATTTACAAGTCTATCGTTTATGA
- a CDS encoding TolC family protein, translated as MNTQKYYISICFYLCLLMAIPFVGLGQTELGTYLENAAENNPGLQAKFNDYMAALERAPQVKALPDPQVAFAYFIKPIETRKGPQEFKFSVSQMFPWFGTLKAKENSAIQAAKGKYEAFEEAKAKLFHEVRSNYYNLYFNKKAIAISLENIDILQSFRKMAEIKLEAGLVSALDGYRIEIEMGDLENQLALLKDKQFAFEVMFNNLLNTQSKSQILIPDDLWQTDLPLSKEALLDSIQRNNHQLLSLNFQQQALAFRKEVAKKSGNPNINIGLDYIVTGKGDMNLAGTDAFVFPKIGLTIPLYRNKYKAMIKEVVYLEKAKELELDNKSNLLETLFEKGWKDYRDGDRRIDLFHSQLELAQKALHLLETSYASGNKNFEEILRMERRVLKYNLELEKAKADKQAAISFISYLMGN; from the coding sequence ATGAATACACAAAAATATTATATATCGATCTGTTTCTATTTATGCTTGCTGATGGCAATTCCATTTGTTGGATTAGGGCAAACTGAATTGGGGACTTATTTAGAGAATGCTGCTGAAAATAACCCCGGACTTCAAGCGAAGTTCAATGATTATATGGCTGCACTGGAACGCGCACCACAAGTAAAGGCTTTGCCTGATCCTCAAGTCGCATTTGCATATTTTATAAAACCCATTGAAACAAGAAAGGGGCCTCAGGAGTTTAAGTTTTCTGTTTCTCAGATGTTTCCCTGGTTTGGAACACTAAAGGCGAAAGAGAACAGTGCCATTCAGGCTGCAAAGGGAAAATATGAGGCTTTTGAAGAAGCTAAAGCGAAGCTCTTTCATGAGGTGCGTAGTAATTATTACAATCTCTATTTTAATAAGAAAGCCATTGCCATCAGTTTGGAGAATATTGATATTCTTCAGTCTTTCAGAAAAATGGCTGAGATTAAATTAGAGGCAGGCTTGGTATCTGCCTTGGATGGTTATCGCATCGAGATTGAAATGGGTGATCTGGAAAATCAATTGGCTCTGCTAAAGGATAAGCAGTTTGCTTTTGAAGTGATGTTTAATAATTTATTGAATACCCAAAGTAAAAGTCAAATTTTGATTCCTGATGACCTATGGCAGACAGATTTACCATTAAGCAAGGAAGCCTTGCTGGATTCAATTCAAAGGAATAATCATCAGCTTTTAAGTTTAAACTTTCAGCAACAAGCTTTAGCTTTTAGGAAAGAAGTGGCTAAAAAATCTGGAAATCCTAATATCAATATTGGTCTTGATTATATCGTAACAGGTAAGGGGGATATGAATTTGGCGGGAACCGATGCTTTTGTTTTTCCCAAAATAGGTTTAACCATCCCTCTTTATCGAAATAAGTATAAAGCGATGATTAAAGAGGTGGTTTATCTTGAAAAAGCGAAAGAACTTGAACTGGATAATAAAAGTAATCTTCTTGAGACTCTTTTTGAGAAGGGATGGAAAGATTATCGTGATGGTGATCGTCGCATTGATCTGTTTCATTCACAACTCGAATTGGCACAAAAGGCCTTGCATCTACTAGAAACCAGTTATGCAAGCGGAAATAAGAATTTCGAGGAAATCCTAAGAATGGAACGCAGGGTGTTGAAATATAACTTAGAGTTAGAAAAAGCCAAAGCAGATAAGCAAGCTGCTATTTCATTTATTTCCTATTTAATGGGGAACTAA
- a CDS encoding efflux RND transporter periplasmic adaptor subunit: MKGIIDNIKENYKLIIGVLFLGLFLGWLISGSSSDVNKSEQGIKNHTGHKHESVNPQLWTCSMHPQIKQDKPGKCPICAMDLIPLKSMQSDGEHVDPNEIVMSESAAKLADVQTQIVKKGKPVITVNLQGKVQVDERRISELTSRFGGRIEKLFVNFTGQNVRKGEKLASIYSPALLSAQRELLEAISFKESRPGLYLAAKGKLKLWDLTDAQIEAIEEKGEPQSYFNILSPITGTVSMRHVAIGDYVKEGMPLFKVVDLSKVWVMFDAYERDLPWIKLGDEVHFTLQAIPGKTYSARVSYIDPFISSKTRVANVRLEVSNQDQLLKPEMFAQGVLQSEIAENKTEIMVPKSAVLWTGKRSVVYVKVPDRKSPLFLYRELVLGPEAGAFYVIKEGLKEGEEIATNGVFKIDAASQLQGLPSMMNPGGGAVPTGHNHGGNTKKMMPNMDEAKFFVNGACEMCKENIETAALAVKGVAHVLWDKEAKELTMHYDAKLVNPEKVQKAITEKGYDAGDFRADNRVYAELPECCQYPRMEKASVWVNGNCDMCKATIEKAALSVNGVLRANWNSETHMLNLDFESGLNDVDAVEKAISASGYDTKNYKASDSIYKRLPECCQYDRK, encoded by the coding sequence ATGAAAGGTATAATCGATAATATTAAAGAGAATTACAAATTGATTATTGGAGTTCTATTTCTAGGCTTGTTTCTGGGATGGTTAATATCAGGAAGTTCATCTGATGTAAATAAATCAGAACAAGGGATTAAGAATCATACAGGTCATAAGCATGAAAGTGTAAACCCGCAGCTTTGGACCTGTTCCATGCACCCTCAAATTAAACAGGATAAGCCTGGGAAATGTCCTATTTGTGCTATGGATTTAATTCCATTAAAAAGTATGCAATCAGACGGTGAGCATGTCGATCCCAATGAGATTGTGATGTCGGAATCAGCCGCTAAGCTGGCTGATGTGCAGACCCAAATTGTGAAAAAGGGAAAGCCCGTTATAACGGTTAATTTGCAAGGAAAAGTTCAGGTAGATGAACGTCGTATATCGGAATTGACCTCACGTTTTGGTGGTCGGATTGAAAAGCTCTTTGTTAATTTTACTGGGCAAAATGTGAGGAAAGGTGAAAAATTAGCCAGTATTTATTCGCCAGCTTTATTGAGTGCCCAGCGCGAATTGCTTGAAGCCATTTCATTTAAAGAGAGTCGTCCGGGTTTGTATTTGGCAGCTAAGGGGAAATTGAAACTTTGGGATTTGACCGATGCGCAAATTGAAGCTATAGAAGAAAAAGGAGAACCTCAGTCTTATTTCAATATTCTATCGCCCATAACGGGAACGGTAAGTATGCGTCATGTGGCTATTGGTGATTATGTGAAAGAGGGAATGCCTTTGTTTAAGGTCGTTGATTTGTCGAAAGTTTGGGTGATGTTCGATGCATACGAAAGGGACTTGCCATGGATTAAACTGGGTGATGAGGTTCATTTTACACTTCAGGCAATACCCGGAAAAACGTATTCTGCTAGGGTGAGCTATATCGATCCCTTTATCAGCAGTAAGACCCGGGTTGCAAACGTTCGACTCGAAGTTTCGAATCAGGATCAACTCTTGAAACCTGAAATGTTTGCTCAAGGGGTTTTGCAATCTGAGATTGCTGAAAATAAAACGGAAATCATGGTGCCAAAATCGGCTGTACTGTGGACAGGTAAACGATCGGTAGTTTATGTGAAAGTACCCGATCGAAAATCACCTTTATTCCTTTATCGCGAATTGGTTTTAGGCCCGGAAGCTGGTGCATTTTATGTGATTAAAGAAGGTTTAAAAGAAGGCGAAGAGATTGCAACCAATGGTGTCTTCAAAATTGATGCGGCTTCACAATTACAAGGATTACCTAGTATGATGAATCCTGGTGGAGGTGCAGTTCCTACAGGTCACAATCATGGAGGAAATACTAAAAAAATGATGCCAAATATGGATGAGGCTAAGTTTTTTGTAAATGGTGCTTGTGAAATGTGTAAAGAAAATATTGAAACGGCTGCTTTGGCAGTGAAAGGTGTTGCTCATGTTTTATGGGATAAGGAAGCTAAGGAATTAACCATGCATTATGATGCTAAACTAGTGAATCCTGAAAAAGTGCAAAAAGCAATTACAGAAAAAGGCTACGATGCAGGTGATTTTCGTGCAGACAATAGGGTATATGCTGAGTTACCTGAATGTTGTCAATATCCGAGAATGGAAAAAGCTTCAGTTTGGGTTAATGGGAATTGTGATATGTGTAAGGCTACTATCGAAAAGGCTGCACTATCAGTTAATGGTGTCCTTCGTGCGAATTGGAATAGTGAGACTCACATGCTGAATTTAGATTTCGAATCGGGTTTAAATGATGTTGATGCTGTTGAAAAAGCTATAAGTGCTTCAGGTTACGATACTAAGAATTATAAGGCTTCTGATAGTATTTATAAGCGTTTACCTGAATGTTGTCAGTACGATAGAAAATAA